Proteins encoded within one genomic window of Amorphoplanes friuliensis DSM 7358:
- a CDS encoding YidH family protein, translated as MLDQWFNPQKTPVVGEKPDYRFSLANERTFLAWIRTALALLAGGLACAQFLPPLPIAHLREGIAVALLLLGGVVAVRAVDHWARTERAMRLGTDLPKSRFPAILALFVAVGALLLVVAVLIKAFS; from the coding sequence GTGCTCGATCAGTGGTTCAACCCGCAGAAGACGCCCGTGGTCGGCGAGAAGCCCGACTACCGGTTCTCGCTGGCGAACGAGCGCACCTTCCTCGCCTGGATCCGGACCGCCCTCGCACTGCTGGCCGGCGGTCTCGCCTGCGCGCAGTTCCTGCCACCGCTGCCCATCGCCCACCTCAGGGAGGGCATCGCGGTCGCGTTGCTGCTGCTCGGAGGGGTTGTTGCCGTCCGCGCGGTCGATCACTGGGCCCGGACGGAGAGGGCCATGCGCCTCGGCACCGATCTGCCGAAATCCCGGTTCCCGGCGATCCTGGCCCTGTTCGTGGCCGTCGGCGCGCTGCTGCTGGTCGTAGCCGTGCTGATCAAAGCGTTTTCGTGA
- a CDS encoding PLD nuclease N-terminal domain-containing protein — protein sequence MVRLFVFLAAVQLVLLVLALISVLSADRVRTMPRVLWVLVILLIPLIGPLAYFLWGRPVSPPREGGPIRRGNPRPTSPDDDPDFLRSMDSEQSRRDRELLAQWERELEKNDE from the coding sequence ATGGTCCGGTTGTTCGTCTTCCTGGCTGCCGTGCAGCTTGTCCTTCTGGTGCTCGCGCTCATCAGCGTCCTGTCCGCCGACCGGGTACGCACGATGCCGCGTGTGCTGTGGGTGCTCGTCATCCTGCTGATCCCCCTGATCGGCCCCCTGGCGTACTTCCTCTGGGGCCGGCCCGTGTCACCACCCCGTGAGGGCGGGCCGATCCGCCGCGGAAATCCCCGCCCGACCTCGCCCGACGACGATCCGGACTTCCTGCGGTCCATGGACAGCGAGCAGTCCCGTCGTGACCGGGAACTGCTCGCCCAGTGGGAGCGTGAGCTGGAGAAGAACGACGAGTAG
- a CDS encoding DUF202 domain-containing protein, which translates to MNPDPGASAERTRLAWRRTGLSATAVALLAARPAFVPGAGVWTFLVAAGAMAGWAALIGLAYRRARGLNAWPPRPGQRTITAYAALTVGFTILGTVLVTL; encoded by the coding sequence GTGAATCCGGACCCCGGCGCCTCCGCGGAACGCACGCGGCTGGCCTGGCGGCGTACCGGACTGTCGGCGACGGCGGTGGCGTTGCTGGCCGCACGACCGGCCTTCGTCCCGGGGGCCGGCGTCTGGACCTTTCTCGTCGCGGCCGGCGCGATGGCCGGCTGGGCCGCCCTGATCGGCCTCGCCTACCGCCGGGCGCGAGGGCTCAACGCCTGGCCACCCCGGCCCGGACAGCGCACGATCACGGCCTACGCGGCCCTCACGGTCGGGTTCACCATTCTCGGTACGGTGCTTGTCACGCTCTGA
- a CDS encoding electron transfer flavoprotein subunit alpha/FixB family protein, producing MAEVLVVVEASQAAGVKKVTLEMLTIARTLGSVSAVVLGGAGAAEQLAAKLGEYGAEKIYAGEGEEIDGYLVAPKATAVAELVKRIQPAAVLLGATQEGKEIAGRLAVKLDNGLLADAVEVAADGTATQVVFAGSTIVKSKVTKGLPIITIRPNSVTPAPSPATPAIEQLTITVSDTDKLTKVVERVAEQKGSRPELSEASIVVSGGRGVGNADNFKLVEEMADLLGGAVGASRAAVDSGYYPHQFQVGQTGKTVSPQLYVALGISGAIQHRAGMQTSKTIVAVNKDPEAPIFELADFGVVGDLFKIVPQADDEIRKRK from the coding sequence ATGGCTGAAGTACTGGTCGTCGTCGAGGCCTCCCAGGCCGCCGGCGTCAAGAAGGTCACGCTCGAGATGCTGACCATCGCGCGCACGCTGGGCTCCGTCTCGGCCGTTGTGCTCGGTGGCGCCGGAGCGGCCGAACAGCTCGCCGCCAAGCTCGGTGAGTACGGCGCCGAGAAGATCTACGCGGGCGAGGGCGAGGAGATCGACGGGTACCTCGTGGCCCCGAAGGCCACTGCCGTCGCCGAGCTGGTCAAGCGCATCCAGCCCGCCGCCGTACTGCTCGGTGCGACCCAGGAGGGCAAGGAGATCGCGGGCCGGCTCGCGGTCAAGCTCGACAACGGTCTGCTGGCCGACGCGGTCGAGGTGGCCGCCGACGGCACGGCGACCCAGGTCGTCTTCGCCGGTTCCACGATCGTCAAGTCCAAGGTCACCAAGGGCCTGCCGATCATCACCATCCGCCCGAACTCCGTGACCCCGGCGCCGTCCCCGGCCACCCCGGCGATCGAGCAGCTCACGATCACCGTCTCGGACACCGACAAGCTCACCAAGGTCGTCGAGCGGGTCGCCGAGCAGAAGGGCTCCCGCCCGGAGCTCAGCGAGGCCTCGATCGTCGTCTCCGGCGGCCGCGGCGTGGGCAACGCCGACAACTTCAAGCTGGTCGAGGAGATGGCCGACTTGCTCGGCGGTGCCGTCGGCGCCTCCCGCGCGGCCGTCGACTCCGGGTACTACCCGCACCAGTTCCAGGTCGGCCAGACCGGCAAGACCGTGTCGCCGCAGCTCTACGTGGCGCTCGGCATCTCCGGTGCGATCCAGCACCGGGCCGGCATGCAGACCTCGAAGACGATCGTCGCGGTCAACAAGGACCCCGAGGCCCCGATCTTCGAACTGGCCGACTTCGGCGTGGTCGGCGACCTCTTCAAGATCGTGCCCCAGGCCGACGACGAGATCCGCAAGCGCAAATAA
- a CDS encoding acetolactate synthase, which translates to MAEMIEGHGGDLALAALRAYGVTEMFTLSGGHVFPLYDAAHKAGFPIYDVRHEQSAVFAAEAVAKLQRRPGLAVLTAGPGVTNGISGLTSAFFNASPVLVMGGRAPAFRWGSGSLQEIDHVPLVKPVTKYAATVGGTDEIPAEVAKALTAALTAHRGPAFLDLPLEVLFSSEDAAAPGAPEIPVIEPDPDDVARAAALLAGAERPVIIAGSDVWGGNAIAELRAAAEALQVPVFTNGMGRGALPPGHPLSFAKARRPALNEADVVAVIGTPLDFRLGFGEFGAAQVVHIVDAPSQRAGHVETAVSPAGDLRLILTALANHTGSRADHTEWVEGLRTAEDAGKARDAEAMAAESDPIKPARIYGELRKVLAPDAVTIGDGGDFVSYAGRFLEPAQPGTWLDPGPYGCLGTGLGYAMGARVTYPDRQICVLMGDGAAGFSLMDAESLARQGLPVVIVVGNNGIWGLEKHPMQAMYGYDVAADLQPGLRYDRVVEALGGAGETVEKSSDLGPALTRAFDAGVPYLVNVLTDPADAYPRSSNLA; encoded by the coding sequence ATGGCGGAAATGATCGAGGGCCACGGCGGGGACCTGGCGCTGGCGGCGCTGCGGGCCTACGGGGTCACGGAGATGTTCACCCTCTCCGGTGGGCACGTCTTCCCGCTGTACGACGCCGCGCACAAGGCGGGCTTCCCGATCTACGACGTGCGTCACGAGCAGTCGGCGGTCTTCGCCGCGGAAGCCGTCGCCAAGCTGCAGCGGCGTCCCGGCCTGGCCGTGCTCACCGCCGGCCCTGGCGTCACGAACGGCATCTCCGGTCTGACCAGCGCCTTCTTCAACGCCTCCCCGGTGCTGGTGATGGGTGGCCGCGCGCCGGCCTTCCGCTGGGGTTCCGGCAGCCTGCAGGAGATCGACCACGTGCCGCTGGTCAAGCCGGTCACGAAGTACGCCGCCACGGTCGGCGGGACCGACGAGATCCCGGCCGAGGTGGCCAAGGCGCTGACCGCCGCGCTGACCGCCCACCGCGGCCCGGCCTTCCTCGACCTGCCGCTGGAAGTGCTCTTCTCCAGCGAGGACGCCGCCGCGCCGGGCGCCCCCGAGATCCCGGTGATCGAGCCCGACCCCGACGACGTGGCCCGCGCCGCCGCACTGCTGGCCGGCGCCGAGCGACCGGTCATCATCGCCGGCTCCGACGTGTGGGGTGGCAACGCCATCGCCGAGCTGCGGGCCGCCGCCGAGGCGCTGCAGGTGCCCGTCTTCACCAACGGCATGGGCCGCGGCGCGCTGCCGCCGGGCCACCCGCTCTCCTTCGCCAAGGCGCGGCGTCCCGCCCTCAACGAGGCCGACGTGGTCGCCGTCATCGGCACGCCGCTCGACTTCCGTCTCGGGTTCGGCGAGTTCGGCGCCGCCCAGGTCGTGCACATCGTCGACGCCCCCAGCCAGCGCGCCGGGCACGTCGAGACCGCGGTCTCGCCGGCCGGTGACCTGCGCCTGATCCTCACCGCACTGGCGAACCACACCGGCAGCCGCGCCGACCACACCGAGTGGGTCGAAGGCCTGCGCACGGCAGAGGACGCCGGCAAGGCCCGCGACGCCGAGGCGATGGCTGCGGAGTCCGACCCGATCAAGCCCGCCCGGATCTACGGGGAGCTGCGCAAGGTGCTCGCCCCCGACGCGGTCACGATCGGCGACGGCGGCGACTTCGTCTCCTACGCCGGGCGCTTCCTCGAGCCCGCCCAGCCCGGCACCTGGCTCGACCCCGGCCCGTACGGCTGCCTCGGCACCGGCCTCGGGTACGCGATGGGAGCCCGCGTCACCTACCCCGACCGCCAGATCTGCGTCCTCATGGGCGACGGCGCGGCCGGCTTCTCGCTGATGGACGCCGAGTCGCTGGCCCGGCAGGGACTGCCCGTCGTGATCGTGGTCGGCAACAACGGCATCTGGGGCCTCGAGAAGCACCCGATGCAGGCCATGTACGGCTACGACGTCGCGGCCGACCTGCAGCCGGGTCTGCGGTACGACCGTGTCGTGGAGGCGCTCGGTGGTGCGGGCGAGACGGTCGAGAAGTCCTCCGACCTCGGGCCGGCGCTGACGCGTGCCTTCGACGCCGGTGTCCCGTACCTGGTCAACGTGCTGACCGACCCGGCCGACGCGTACCCGCGGTCGTCCAACCTGGCCTGA
- a CDS encoding electron transfer flavoprotein subunit beta/FixA family protein — translation MNIVVLVKQVPDSGAERTLSEGDNTVERTSANNVINEMDEYAIEEALKIKEAHGGEVTVLTMGPERATESIRKALSMGPDKAVHVQDDALHGSCAVATSKVLAAALGTLNADLVLCGAESTDGRVQVMPHMLAERLGIAALTGARKLTVDGSQLTAERQTDEGYEVVTAATPAVVSVWDTINEPRYPSFKGIMAAKKKPVQSLSLADLGISADEVGTAGATSAVVEFAKRPPRSAGTKITDEGTGGEQLVAYLAAEKFV, via the coding sequence ATGAACATCGTCGTACTGGTCAAGCAGGTGCCCGACTCCGGTGCCGAGCGCACCCTGAGCGAGGGCGACAACACCGTCGAGCGCACCTCGGCGAACAACGTCATCAACGAGATGGACGAGTACGCCATCGAGGAAGCGCTGAAGATCAAAGAGGCGCACGGTGGTGAGGTGACCGTCCTGACGATGGGCCCCGAACGCGCCACCGAGTCGATCCGCAAGGCGCTCTCCATGGGCCCCGACAAGGCCGTCCACGTGCAGGACGACGCGCTGCACGGTTCCTGCGCCGTCGCGACCTCCAAGGTGCTGGCCGCCGCGCTCGGCACGCTCAATGCCGACCTGGTGCTCTGCGGCGCCGAGTCGACCGACGGCCGCGTCCAGGTCATGCCCCACATGCTGGCCGAGCGGCTCGGCATCGCGGCGCTCACCGGCGCCCGCAAGCTCACCGTCGACGGCTCCCAGCTGACCGCCGAGCGGCAGACCGACGAGGGCTACGAGGTCGTCACCGCGGCCACGCCCGCCGTCGTCAGCGTCTGGGACACGATCAACGAGCCGCGTTACCCGTCGTTCAAGGGGATCATGGCCGCGAAGAAGAAGCCGGTGCAGAGCCTGTCGCTCGCCGACCTGGGCATCTCCGCCGACGAGGTGGGCACGGCCGGCGCGACCTCCGCGGTGGTCGAGTTCGCGAAGCGGCCCCCGCGGTCCGCCGGCACCAAGATCACTGACGAGGGTACGGGTGGCGAGCAGCTCGTCGCGTACCTCGCCGCCGAGAAGTTCGTCTGA